In one window of Hevea brasiliensis isolate MT/VB/25A 57/8 chromosome 10, ASM3005281v1, whole genome shotgun sequence DNA:
- the LOC110653776 gene encoding pentatricopeptide repeat-containing protein At3g58590, which produces MSFYGDFFKHYHRLLYLLQVCSRVRSLDTTKPLHALTITLGPSPNQPTFLYNNIISLYASLDELPMAHKVFENMPQRSVVSYNSMISSYCRYDYLEEAWAIFRQMKNFGFRPNNFTFAGLLSCASMDLRLGVQLQTYAMKNGLFYADAYVGTALLGLFGRFGWLDEAFCVFEDMPAKSLVTWNSMISLFGNQGCVEDCVHLFCEFFRKEGCLSECSFVGVLSGLVCEESLEFGEQIHGSVIKRGFDYKVSVVNSLINMYAKCASMHLAEKTFEEAACTDVVTWNTIIGALAKNKKPREALEQFLKMYKNGIMPNQTTFVSLISSCANLLIPMYGEFVHAKIIMHALETDVYVGSALVDYYAKCGKLDDAKRCFVTINEKNEVSWNALIQGCANKCPSASISLLLEMLQCGYRPNEFSFSAVLKSSSKLEIQQLHCLIIRMGYEDNEYVLASLISSYGRNGLISDVPVFIAASETPLSAVPSNNIAGIYNRSGQYHEALKLLSQLEEPDDVSWNIVIAACARTRNYKEVFELFKHMLMARIHPDNYTYVSLISVCSKICDLALGSSVHGFLIKINFSFCDAFVCNVLIDMYGKCGCLGSSVKIFNSMTDRNLITWTALISALGINGCAYEALERFKEMEYLGFRPDKVAFIAALTACRHGALVREGIELFEKMNSYGIEPEMDHYHCFVDLLARNGHVREAEKVISSMPFPPNPYIWRSFLEGCKRYGTVEDQVMGM; this is translated from the coding sequence ATGAGCTTCTATGGAGATTTCTTCAAACACTACCACCGTCTTCTTTACCTCCTACAAGTCTGCTCAAGGGTTCGTTCCCTTGACACAACAAAACCTCTCCACGCACTAACTATCACTCTTGGTCCAAGCCCCAACCAACCTACTTTTCTTTATAACAATATTATCTCTCTATATGCTTCACTGGATGAGTTGCCAATGGCACATAAGGTGTTTGAAAACATGCCCCAAAGGAGCGTTGTATCCTATAATTCAATGATCAGTTCCTATTGTAGGTATGATTATTTAGAGGAAGCCTGGGCAATTTTTCGTCAGATGAAAAATTTTGGGTTTAGGCCCAACAACTTCACATTTGCTGGATTATTGTCGTGTGCATCTATGGATCTGCGTCTTGGGGTTCAGTTGCAGACATATGCAATGAAGAATGGGTTGTTTTACGCTGATGCTTATGTGGGTACTGCTTTGTTGGGTTTGTTTGGAAGGTTTGGGTGGTTAGATGAGGCATTCTGTGTTTTTGAGGATATGCCTGCTAAGAGCTTGGTGACATGGAATTCAATGATATCTTTGTTTGGAAATCAAGGCTGTGTCGAAGATTGTGTGCATTTATTTTGTGAGTTTTTTAGGAAAGAGGGTTGTTTGTCTGAATGTTCTTTTGTGGGTGTCTTGTCTGGATTAGTATGTGAGGAAAGTTTGGAATTTGGAGAGCAAATACATGGTTCAGTCATTAAAAGAGGGTTTGATTATAAAGTTTCAGTCGTGAATTCCCTTATTAATATGTATGCGAAATGTGCAAGCATGCACCTAGCGGAGAAAACGTTTGAGGAGGCAGCTTGTACAGATGTTGTGACATGGAATACAATTATTGGTGCATTGGCAAAAAACAAGAAGCCGAGAGAAGCTTTAGAGCAATTTTTAAAAATGTATAAGAATGGAATTATGCCTAACCAGACTACATTTGTAAGTCTCATCAGTTCTTGTGCCAATTTACTGATCCCAATGTATGGAGAATTTGTCCATGCTAAAATAATCATGCATGCTCTGGAAACTGATGTTTATGTTGGTAGTGCCTTGGTGGATTATTATGCTAAATGTGGCAAACTGGATGATGCCAAGCGTTGTTTTGTTACAATAAATGAGAAGAATGAGGTTTCTTGGAATGCTTTAATTCAGGGTTGTGCGAATAAATGCCCTTCTGCTTCTATTTCCTTGCTTCTAGAAATGCTTCAATGTGGATACCGGCCTAATGAGTTTTCATTTTCAGCTGTTCTGAAATCATCATCAAAATTAGAGATACAGCAACTTCATTGTCTGATTATTAGAATGGGCTATGAGGATAATGAATATGTGTTAGCTTCCCTTATTTCATCCTATGGCAGGAATGGTCTCATATCTGATGTGCCTGTCTTCATTGCAGCTTCTGAAACACCACTTTCTGCTGTTCCCTCTAACAATATTGCCGGAATCTATAACAGATCTGGCCAGTACCATGAAGCATTAAAGTTGCTTTCTCAGCTTGAAGAACCAGATGATGTTTCTTGGAATATTGTCATTGCAGCTTGTGCTCGCACTCGTAATTATAAAGAGGTTTTTGAACTTTTCAAGCACATGCTTATGGCTCGAATCCATCCAGATAATTATACGTATGTTAGCCTTATAAGTGTGTGTAGTAAGATTTGCGATCTTGCtttgggtagttctgttcatggtTTCCTCATAAAGAttaatttcagtttttgtgatgCTTTTGTCTGCAATGTATTGATAGACATGTATGGAAAATGTGGGTGCCTTGGAAGTTCAGTAAAAATCTTTAATAGTATGACAGATAGAAACCTCATCACATGGACGGCTCTAATTTCAGCCCTTGGAATTAACGGTTGTGCCTATGAAGCATTGGAAAGGTTCAAAGAGATGGAATATCTGGGGTTTAGACCCGATAAGGTTGCTTTTATTGCAGCACTTACAGCATGCAGACATGGTGCTTTAGTAAGAGAAGGGATAGAATTGTTTGAGAAAATGAATAGTTATGGTATTGAACCAGAAATGGATCATTATCATTGTTTTGTGGATTTATTGGCGAGAAATGGACATGTTAGGGAAGCAGAGAAAGTAATTTCCAGCATGCCTTTCCCACCTAATCCCTACATATGGCGTAGTTTCCTTGAAGGCTGCAAGAGATATGGTACAGTAGAGGATCAAGTTATGGGAATGTGA
- the LOC110664013 gene encoding transcription factor GTE4 isoform X1: protein MASGTIVGEGGGNDGAREKQRFTESKVYTRKAFKGPKKNINNLTTTTTTTTTTTNNNNTINAPNSTISTTATAADDNNNNNNNSSSNDNNNDKNIENNSIQVPESQTPALEDTNSAQQQPISRLDANSDDSSSLNRHQGTPAVAPSGPELTAGNGVVKRGLDNKVKINLASKSKQEMRDLRRKLESELDMVRSLVKRIEAKEVQLGVGGYGNSRLSLTEVDNGLKRVNSEVGSVGAPREITTPILTPTPRQSRPLNQLSISVLENSQGPGETVEKEKRTPKANQFYRNSEFLLAKDKFPPAESNKKLKLNGKKQGGGELGFGFGTGSKVFKNCNALLEKLMKHRHGWVFNTPVDVKTLGLHDYYAIIKHPMDLGTVKTRLNKNWYKSPEEFAEDVRLTFHNALKYNPKGQDVHIMAEVLLKMFEERWAVIKSDYDRELRFAASYELGIPTPTSRKTHPLPPPPLYMRRILDRSESMTYPPGDLRPKSISTTPSGRTPAPKKPKAKDPHKRDMTYEEKQKLSTNLQSLPSEKLDNIIQIIKKRNSSLCQHDDEIEVDIDSVDTETLWELDRFVTNYKKSLSKNKRKAELAIQARADAEQNVREKITAPVVAEAPLETKTADEGNVSTSSPVQVEKQGDNGTRSSSSSSSSSDSGSSSSDSDSDSSSASGSDVGH, encoded by the exons ATGGCTTCggggactatagttggagagggaggtggaaatgatggagCTAGAGAGAAACAGAGGTTTACAGAGAGTAAAGTTTATACAAGAAAAGCTTTTAAAGGGCCCAAGAAGAACATCAACAacctcaccaccaccaccaccaccaccaccaccaccaccaataacAACAACACCATAAACGCTCCCAACTCCACAATATCCACCACCGCAACTGCAGCCGacgacaacaacaacaacaacaacaatagcaGCAGCAACGACAATAACAACGACAAGAACATTGAGAATAACTCCATCCAAGTGCCGGAATCTCAAACACCAGCTTTAGAAGACACAAATTCGGCCCAGCAACAGCCCATTTCTCGCCTGGATGCCAACTCGGACGATTCTTCTAGCCTCAATAGGCATCAAGGAACGCCAGCTGTGGCCCCAAGTGGTCCGGAACTGACTGCTGGCAATGGGGTAGTGAAGCGAGGTTTGGACAATAAGGTAAAGATAAATTTGGCGTCCAAGTCTAAGCAGGAGATGAGAGATCTCAGGAGGAAGCTCGAGAGTGAACTTGATATGGTAAGGAGTTTGGTGAAAAGGATTGAGGCCAAGGAAGTGCAGCTTGGTGTTGGTGGGTATGGTAATTCTCGATTGTCTCTGACTGAGGTTGATAATGGATTGAAGAGGGTAAATTCGGAGGTGGGCTCAGTGGGTGCTCCTCGTGAGATTACTACTCCTATTCTTACTCCTACTCCTAGGCAGTCTAGGCCTTTGAATCAGCTTAGCATATCAGTGTTGGAGAATAGCCAGGGTCCTGGTGAGACCGTGGAGAAAGAGAAAAGGACACCAAAGGCAAATCAGTTTTATAGGAATTCAGAGTTTTTGCTTGCAAAAGACAAGTTTCCACCAGCAGAGAGTAACAAGAAGTTGAAATTGAATGGAAAGAAGCAAGGGGGAGGGGaattgggatttgggtttgggacGGGTTCCAAGGTTTTCAAGAATTGTAATGCTTTGCTTGAGAAATTGATGAAACATAGGCATGGTTGGGTGTTTAATACTCCTGTTGATGTAAAGACTCTTGGTTTGCATGATTACTATGCTATTATTAAGCATCCTATGGACTTGGGTACTGTGAAGACAAGGCTGAACAAGAATTGGTACAAGTCGCCTGAAGAGTTTGCAGAGGATGTGAGACTAACATTTCATAACGCTTTGAAGTATAATCCAAAGGGGCAAGATGTTCACATAATGGCGGAGGTGCTACTGAAGATGTTTGAGGAAAGGTGGGCTGTTATAAAGTCAGATTATGATCGTGAGTTGAGGTTTGCTGCCAGTTATGAGCTGGGTATTCCTACACCAACATCAAGAAAGACTCATCCGCTGCCACCCCCTCCTCTTTATATGCGGAGGATTTTGGATAGATCAGAATCAATGACCTATCCTCCTGGCGATCTTAGACCGAAATCTATTAGTACAACTCCTTCAGGAAGGACCCCTGCTCCAAAAAAGCCTAAGGCAAAGGATCCACACAAGAGGGACATGACTTATGAGGAGAAGCAGAAGCTTAGCACAAACCTCCAGAGCTTACCTTCAGAGAAGCTGGACAATATTATCCAGATAATAAAGAAGAGGAATTCATCACTTTGCCAACATGATGATGAAATTGAAGTGGACATTGATAGTGTTGATACGGAGACTCTTTGGGAACTGGATAGGTTTGTTACCAACTACAAGAAGAGTTTAAGCAAGAACAAGAGAAAAGCTGAACTTGCAATTCAAGCAAGAGCAGATGCTGAGCAGAATGTCCGGGAGAAG ATAACAGCACCAGTTGTGGCAGAGGCACCACTGGAAACCAAAACAG CAGATGAAGGGAATGTTTCCACCTCGTCACCTGTTCAAGTAGAGAAACAGGGAGATAATGGAACTAGGTCAAGTAGTTCTAGCAGCTCTAGCAGTGATTCTGGATCTTCTTCAAGTG ATTCTGATAGTGACAGCTCCTCAGCATCTGGATCTGATGTAGGGCATTAA
- the LOC110664013 gene encoding transcription factor GTE4 isoform X2: MASGTIVGEGGGNDGAREKQRFTESKVYTRKAFKGPKKNINNLTTTTTTTTTTTNNNNTINAPNSTISTTATAADDNNNNNNNSSSNDNNNDKNIENNSIQVPESQTPALEDTNSAQQQPISRLDANSDDSSSLNRHQGTPAVAPSGPELTAGNGVVKRGLDNKVKINLASKSKQEMRDLRRKLESELDMVRSLVKRIEAKEVQLGVGGYGNSRLSLTEVDNGLKRVNSEVGSVGAPREITTPILTPTPRQSRPLNQLSISVLENSQGPGETVEKEKRTPKANQFYRNSEFLLAKDKFPPAESNKKLKLNGKKQGGGELGFGFGTGSKVFKNCNALLEKLMKHRHGWVFNTPVDVKTLGLHDYYAIIKHPMDLGTVKTRLNKNWYKSPEEFAEDVRLTFHNALKYNPKGQDVHIMAEVLLKMFEERWAVIKSDYDRELRFAASYELGIPTPTSRKTHPLPPPPLYMRRILDRSESMTYPPGDLRPKSISTTPSGRTPAPKKPKAKDPHKRDMTYEEKQKLSTNLQSLPSEKLDNIIQIIKKRNSSLCQHDDEIEVDIDSVDTETLWELDRFVTNYKKSLSKNKRKAELAIQARADAEQNVREKITAPVVAEAPLETKTDEGNVSTSSPVQVEKQGDNGTRSSSSSSSSSDSGSSSSDSDSDSSSASGSDVGH, encoded by the exons ATGGCTTCggggactatagttggagagggaggtggaaatgatggagCTAGAGAGAAACAGAGGTTTACAGAGAGTAAAGTTTATACAAGAAAAGCTTTTAAAGGGCCCAAGAAGAACATCAACAacctcaccaccaccaccaccaccaccaccaccaccaccaataacAACAACACCATAAACGCTCCCAACTCCACAATATCCACCACCGCAACTGCAGCCGacgacaacaacaacaacaacaacaatagcaGCAGCAACGACAATAACAACGACAAGAACATTGAGAATAACTCCATCCAAGTGCCGGAATCTCAAACACCAGCTTTAGAAGACACAAATTCGGCCCAGCAACAGCCCATTTCTCGCCTGGATGCCAACTCGGACGATTCTTCTAGCCTCAATAGGCATCAAGGAACGCCAGCTGTGGCCCCAAGTGGTCCGGAACTGACTGCTGGCAATGGGGTAGTGAAGCGAGGTTTGGACAATAAGGTAAAGATAAATTTGGCGTCCAAGTCTAAGCAGGAGATGAGAGATCTCAGGAGGAAGCTCGAGAGTGAACTTGATATGGTAAGGAGTTTGGTGAAAAGGATTGAGGCCAAGGAAGTGCAGCTTGGTGTTGGTGGGTATGGTAATTCTCGATTGTCTCTGACTGAGGTTGATAATGGATTGAAGAGGGTAAATTCGGAGGTGGGCTCAGTGGGTGCTCCTCGTGAGATTACTACTCCTATTCTTACTCCTACTCCTAGGCAGTCTAGGCCTTTGAATCAGCTTAGCATATCAGTGTTGGAGAATAGCCAGGGTCCTGGTGAGACCGTGGAGAAAGAGAAAAGGACACCAAAGGCAAATCAGTTTTATAGGAATTCAGAGTTTTTGCTTGCAAAAGACAAGTTTCCACCAGCAGAGAGTAACAAGAAGTTGAAATTGAATGGAAAGAAGCAAGGGGGAGGGGaattgggatttgggtttgggacGGGTTCCAAGGTTTTCAAGAATTGTAATGCTTTGCTTGAGAAATTGATGAAACATAGGCATGGTTGGGTGTTTAATACTCCTGTTGATGTAAAGACTCTTGGTTTGCATGATTACTATGCTATTATTAAGCATCCTATGGACTTGGGTACTGTGAAGACAAGGCTGAACAAGAATTGGTACAAGTCGCCTGAAGAGTTTGCAGAGGATGTGAGACTAACATTTCATAACGCTTTGAAGTATAATCCAAAGGGGCAAGATGTTCACATAATGGCGGAGGTGCTACTGAAGATGTTTGAGGAAAGGTGGGCTGTTATAAAGTCAGATTATGATCGTGAGTTGAGGTTTGCTGCCAGTTATGAGCTGGGTATTCCTACACCAACATCAAGAAAGACTCATCCGCTGCCACCCCCTCCTCTTTATATGCGGAGGATTTTGGATAGATCAGAATCAATGACCTATCCTCCTGGCGATCTTAGACCGAAATCTATTAGTACAACTCCTTCAGGAAGGACCCCTGCTCCAAAAAAGCCTAAGGCAAAGGATCCACACAAGAGGGACATGACTTATGAGGAGAAGCAGAAGCTTAGCACAAACCTCCAGAGCTTACCTTCAGAGAAGCTGGACAATATTATCCAGATAATAAAGAAGAGGAATTCATCACTTTGCCAACATGATGATGAAATTGAAGTGGACATTGATAGTGTTGATACGGAGACTCTTTGGGAACTGGATAGGTTTGTTACCAACTACAAGAAGAGTTTAAGCAAGAACAAGAGAAAAGCTGAACTTGCAATTCAAGCAAGAGCAGATGCTGAGCAGAATGTCCGGGAGAAG ATAACAGCACCAGTTGTGGCAGAGGCACCACTGGAAACCAAAACAG ATGAAGGGAATGTTTCCACCTCGTCACCTGTTCAAGTAGAGAAACAGGGAGATAATGGAACTAGGTCAAGTAGTTCTAGCAGCTCTAGCAGTGATTCTGGATCTTCTTCAAGTG ATTCTGATAGTGACAGCTCCTCAGCATCTGGATCTGATGTAGGGCATTAA